A window from Microbacterium ginsengiterrae encodes these proteins:
- a CDS encoding PadR family transcriptional regulator, with protein MSPAVFSHGDLRLYLLSLLAEAPQHGYGIIQALTDRTGGTYTPSAGTIYPRLAKLEEEGLVTKTVDGRTTIYSITDAGRAELEGRESDLADIESGLADSVRLIASEVRQSVQEAMKSLRADLASAAADERTAAKARPSTAAPMSDDRVSSREQLHRADAAVNAFRARVRTDLRTHVARGGVLAESVVTELENALDAAARAVTRALGSSGR; from the coding sequence ATGAGCCCCGCCGTCTTCTCACACGGCGACCTTCGCCTCTACCTGCTGTCGCTGCTCGCCGAGGCTCCGCAGCACGGCTACGGCATCATCCAGGCGCTGACCGACCGGACCGGGGGCACTTACACGCCCAGCGCCGGCACGATCTATCCGCGTCTGGCGAAGCTCGAGGAGGAGGGACTCGTGACCAAGACCGTCGACGGACGCACCACCATTTACTCGATCACGGATGCCGGTCGCGCAGAGCTCGAGGGCCGCGAGAGCGACCTCGCCGACATCGAGTCCGGGCTCGCCGACTCCGTTCGGCTCATCGCCAGCGAGGTGCGCCAGAGCGTGCAGGAGGCCATGAAGAGCCTGCGGGCCGATCTCGCCTCCGCGGCGGCCGACGAGCGGACAGCGGCGAAGGCCCGGCCGTCGACGGCGGCGCCGATGAGCGACGACCGCGTCAGCAGCCGCGAGCAGCTGCATCGGGCCGATGCCGCCGTGAACGCCTTCCGCGCCAGGGTGCGCACGGATCTGCGGACGCACGTCGCGCGCGGCGGCGTGCTCGCCGAGTCGGTCGTCACCGAACTCGAGAACGCCCTGGATGCCGCGGCACGCGCCGTGACAAGGGCTCTGGGTTCGTCCGGCCGCTGA
- the purF gene encoding amidophosphoribosyltransferase, with protein sequence MCGIVGVVAGGPVNQDIYDALLLLQHRGQDATGIATAEPNGVMHMAKAEGMVREAFRTRDMRSLLGNVGLGHVRYATKGTASSEEEAQPFYVNAPYGIVLIHNGNLTNTRELTADMAKRDRRHLNSSSDTELLLNVLAGELQATTSDVDLDPERIFEAVGRTHARIEGAYAVIAVIAGYGLLAFRDPFGIRPLILGRRDGAEHDEWIVASESLVLENGDYEVVREVAPGEAVFITDEGELFSQQCAENPTLAPCAFEYVYLARPDSIMNGIAVYESRLRMGERLADTIDKHVPREKIDVVMPIPDSARPSAMEVARKLGIEYREGFYKNRYVGRTFIMPGQAVRKKSVRQKLNAMSSEFQGKNVLLIDDSIVRGTTSKQIIQMARDAGALSVTFASAAPPVRYPHVYGINMPSKHELIAHDRTIPEIAKELGVDHLVYQEVEDLKAAIIEGSGVTDLDMSCFDGHYVTGTVSEEYLDWVESSQSS encoded by the coding sequence ATGTGCGGAATCGTCGGAGTGGTCGCAGGCGGCCCCGTCAACCAGGACATCTACGACGCCCTGCTGCTGCTGCAGCACCGAGGCCAGGACGCCACGGGCATCGCGACAGCGGAGCCGAACGGCGTCATGCACATGGCCAAGGCCGAGGGCATGGTCCGTGAGGCCTTCCGCACCCGCGACATGCGCTCGCTGCTCGGCAACGTCGGGCTCGGACACGTGCGCTACGCGACCAAGGGCACCGCATCCAGTGAGGAGGAGGCGCAGCCGTTCTATGTGAACGCGCCGTACGGCATCGTCCTCATCCACAACGGCAACCTCACCAACACCCGCGAGCTCACCGCCGACATGGCCAAGCGCGACCGTCGTCACCTGAACTCGTCCAGCGACACCGAGCTGCTGCTGAACGTCCTCGCCGGTGAGCTGCAGGCGACGACATCCGACGTCGATCTCGACCCCGAGCGCATCTTCGAGGCCGTCGGCCGCACGCACGCACGCATCGAGGGCGCATACGCGGTCATCGCGGTCATCGCCGGCTACGGCCTTCTCGCGTTCCGCGACCCCTTCGGCATCCGTCCGCTGATCCTCGGCCGCCGCGACGGCGCCGAGCACGACGAGTGGATCGTCGCCAGCGAGTCGCTCGTCCTCGAGAACGGCGACTACGAGGTCGTCCGCGAGGTCGCGCCGGGTGAGGCCGTCTTCATCACCGATGAGGGCGAGCTGTTCAGCCAGCAGTGCGCCGAGAACCCCACCCTCGCGCCGTGCGCCTTCGAGTACGTCTACCTCGCGCGTCCGGACTCGATCATGAACGGCATCGCCGTGTACGAGTCCCGCCTTCGCATGGGCGAGCGGCTCGCGGACACGATCGACAAGCACGTCCCGCGCGAGAAGATCGACGTCGTCATGCCGATCCCCGACTCGGCGCGCCCCTCGGCGATGGAGGTCGCCAGGAAGCTGGGCATCGAATACCGCGAGGGCTTCTACAAGAACCGCTACGTCGGCCGCACGTTCATCATGCCGGGGCAGGCGGTGCGCAAGAAGAGCGTCCGCCAGAAGCTCAACGCGATGTCGAGCGAGTTCCAGGGCAAGAACGTCCTGCTGATCGACGACTCGATCGTGCGCGGCACGACGAGCAAGCAGATCATCCAGATGGCGCGGGATGCCGGTGCGCTCTCGGTCACCTTCGCATCGGCCGCTCCGCCGGTTCGGTACCCGCACGTGTACGGCATCAACATGCCCTCCAAGCACGAGCTCATCGCGCACGACAGGACGATCCCCGAGATCGCGAAGGAGCTGGGCGTCGATCACCTCGTCTACCAGGAGGTCGAGGACCTCAAGGCCGCGATCATCGAGGGCTCCGGCGTGACCGACCTCGACATGAGCTGCTTCGACGGGCACTACGTCACCGGCACCGTCTCCGAGGAGTACCTCGACTGGGTGGAGAGCTCGCAGAGTTCGTGA
- a CDS encoding DUF4097 family beta strand repeat-containing protein, producing MTEKWLIAPGEERVIDIAQATRLKVGLVGGQVDVIAHDEPGVRIEVSGVTVKDLRIESDGTQIEIDHPQLGWDNFLEVFRNFGSGGPRAEVSIAVPRSIALNLGVVSAGALVSGLTNDARLNTVSGDIIVDTHTGDLTLNSVSGDVQVRGLTGSANANSVSGDVALTGSVRKATVDTVSGSVWVDAGGAINTINLNTVSGNSTIRLEETLPANYVVRSMSGRVTIDGVDRGNSGPTNFTGSTGELAGSFVDIRTNSVSGDTTVLRRPLETVADDEEWDS from the coding sequence ATGACCGAGAAGTGGCTCATCGCCCCCGGCGAGGAACGCGTCATCGACATCGCCCAGGCGACCCGCCTCAAGGTCGGCCTCGTCGGCGGACAGGTCGATGTGATCGCGCACGACGAACCAGGCGTCCGCATCGAAGTGAGCGGCGTGACCGTGAAGGACCTCCGCATCGAGTCGGATGGGACGCAGATCGAGATCGACCACCCGCAGCTCGGCTGGGACAACTTCCTCGAGGTGTTCCGCAACTTCGGCTCCGGTGGCCCGCGCGCCGAGGTGAGCATCGCGGTCCCCCGTAGCATCGCCCTCAACCTCGGCGTGGTCAGCGCGGGGGCGCTCGTCTCCGGCCTCACGAACGACGCCCGGCTGAACACCGTCTCCGGCGACATCATCGTCGACACCCACACCGGCGACCTCACCCTGAACTCCGTCTCCGGCGACGTGCAGGTCCGCGGTCTCACCGGCTCCGCGAACGCCAACAGCGTCTCCGGCGACGTGGCGCTCACCGGTTCGGTGCGCAAGGCGACCGTCGACACCGTCTCGGGCAGCGTGTGGGTCGACGCCGGCGGGGCCATCAACACCATCAACCTCAACACGGTCTCCGGGAACAGCACCATCCGCCTCGAGGAGACCCTCCCGGCGAACTATGTCGTGCGCTCGATGAGCGGCCGCGTGACGATCGACGGCGTCGACAGAGGCAACTCGGGACCGACGAACTTCACCGGCTCCACCGGCGAGCTCGCCGGCTCGTTCGTCGACATCCGCACGAACTCGGTCTCCGGCGACACCACGGTGCTGCGTCGGCCGCTGGAGACGGTCGCCGATGATGAGGAGTGGGACTCATGA
- a CDS encoding nitroreductase family protein gives MQLLDAIRRRKTTNGPFLPDPVSEEHQRILLEAASRAPSQLNSQPWRFVVIENRDTIDEIARISGESMTEAMSNGTFFERYKPYFRFSQAEMEEKRSGMLFDKLPAPLRPFTNQVFTKRGQTLMNTFGVPKTLGAENRKLVAGSPLLLGVMLDRNEHRPGELSSFYSVFSMGAAMENVWLTTVELGMGIQFISFPMEVPGRWDEIVRLLRVPDDLELMAVYRLGYVPEEQRRPAIDWTSSQRKLVSQFVFRENCDEPQRGWDAPNT, from the coding sequence ATGCAACTGCTCGATGCCATCCGACGCCGCAAGACGACCAACGGACCGTTCCTGCCCGACCCGGTCTCCGAGGAGCACCAGCGGATCCTCCTCGAGGCCGCGAGCCGCGCCCCCTCGCAGCTGAACAGCCAGCCGTGGCGCTTCGTCGTGATCGAGAATCGCGACACGATCGACGAGATCGCACGCATCTCCGGCGAGAGCATGACCGAGGCGATGTCCAACGGCACGTTCTTCGAGCGGTACAAGCCCTACTTCCGCTTCAGCCAGGCCGAGATGGAGGAGAAGCGCAGCGGGATGCTGTTCGACAAGCTCCCCGCGCCGCTCCGCCCCTTCACGAACCAGGTGTTCACGAAGCGCGGGCAGACGCTCATGAACACGTTCGGCGTCCCGAAGACGCTGGGGGCCGAGAACCGCAAGCTCGTCGCCGGATCGCCCCTGCTGCTCGGCGTCATGCTGGACCGCAACGAGCACCGTCCGGGTGAGCTGTCGTCCTTCTACTCCGTGTTCAGCATGGGCGCGGCGATGGAGAACGTCTGGCTGACCACGGTCGAACTCGGCATGGGGATCCAGTTCATCTCCTTCCCCATGGAGGTCCCAGGGCGCTGGGACGAGATCGTCCGCCTCCTCCGCGTTCCGGACGACCTCGAACTCATGGCCGTGTACCGGCTCGGTTACGTGCCGGAGGAGCAGCGCAGGCCGGCGATCGACTGGACGAGCAGTCAGCGCAAGCTCGTCTCGCAGTTCGTCTTCCGGGAGAACTGCGACGAGCCCCAGCGCGGGTGGGACGCCCCGAACACCTGA
- the purM gene encoding phosphoribosylformylglycinamidine cyclo-ligase, whose product MAASPTNPYSEAGVDTAAGDLAVELMKSSVRATHGPEVLGGVGGFAGLFDASALLGYTKPLLATSTDGVGTKVAIAQAIDKHDTIGQDLVGMVVDDIVVVGAKPLFMTDYIACGKVVPERIADIVRGIAEACSATGTALVGGETAEHPGLLGPRDYDVAGAATGVVEADAVLGAERVVDGDVVLALASSGLHSNGYSLVRHIITGAGISYADNAADFGATWGETLLEPTRLYTRPLLRLIDALQDGAVHSLSHVTGGGIAANLARVLPVGSWADVDRSTWSPSPVFRVLSDIAGTTLESAEGTWNLGIGFLAVIDASEKDAAIAALAAEGIDAWQVATVSTGTRPVGEFEEGAKGVDGGAVRLVGSYRDGAK is encoded by the coding sequence GTGGCTGCCTCCCCCACCAATCCCTATTCCGAAGCCGGCGTCGACACCGCTGCAGGTGATCTCGCCGTCGAGTTGATGAAGTCGTCCGTGCGCGCGACGCACGGCCCCGAAGTGCTCGGGGGTGTCGGCGGCTTCGCCGGTCTCTTCGACGCCAGCGCGCTGCTCGGGTACACCAAGCCGCTGCTGGCCACGAGCACCGACGGCGTCGGCACGAAGGTCGCCATCGCGCAGGCGATCGACAAGCACGACACGATCGGGCAGGACCTCGTCGGCATGGTCGTCGACGACATCGTCGTGGTGGGCGCGAAGCCGCTGTTCATGACGGACTACATCGCCTGCGGCAAGGTCGTCCCCGAGCGCATCGCCGACATCGTGCGCGGCATCGCCGAGGCGTGCAGTGCGACGGGCACGGCGCTGGTCGGCGGAGAGACCGCCGAGCACCCCGGGCTCCTCGGCCCCCGCGACTACGACGTCGCAGGAGCCGCGACCGGTGTCGTCGAGGCGGATGCCGTCCTCGGTGCGGAACGCGTCGTCGACGGCGACGTCGTCCTCGCCCTCGCCTCCAGCGGGCTGCACTCCAACGGCTATTCGCTCGTCCGCCACATCATCACCGGCGCCGGCATCAGCTACGCCGACAACGCCGCCGACTTCGGCGCCACCTGGGGTGAGACGCTCCTCGAGCCCACCCGCCTCTACACCCGTCCGCTGCTGCGCCTGATCGACGCGCTGCAGGACGGCGCCGTGCACTCGCTCAGCCACGTCACCGGTGGCGGCATCGCCGCGAACCTCGCCCGTGTGCTGCCGGTGGGCAGCTGGGCGGACGTCGACCGGTCGACCTGGTCCCCGAGCCCCGTCTTCCGGGTGCTCAGCGACATCGCCGGTACCACGCTGGAGTCCGCAGAGGGCACGTGGAACCTCGGCATCGGCTTCCTCGCCGTCATCGACGCGAGCGAGAAGGATGCCGCGATCGCCGCCCTCGCCGCAGAGGGCATCGACGCCTGGCAGGTCGCGACGGTCTCGACCGGCACCCGCCCGGTCGGTGAGTTCGAAGAGGGCGCCAAGGGCGTCGACGGTGGTGCGGTGCGACTGGTCGGGTCGTACCGGGATGGAGCGAAGTAA
- a CDS encoding universal stress protein codes for MSDQTSSPSDETRQNAALQHAVIVGMQPDQSPRVLEEAARYAKLLKAPLVIAHVDVTRFVTYEDPDGYVHSAPIDLNIEAGLAEFEQVQAAAASALKGSGLEWTARQLVGDPALAIKQLANKLDAQLIVVGTRKRGLGESIREFFTGSVAARLAHRQHRSVLVVPLEEAVPDDQAEIWTE; via the coding sequence ATGTCCGACCAGACCTCCTCTCCGTCCGACGAAACGCGACAGAACGCCGCACTGCAGCACGCGGTCATCGTGGGCATGCAGCCCGATCAGTCGCCCAGGGTCCTCGAGGAGGCCGCGCGATACGCGAAGCTCCTGAAGGCGCCGCTCGTGATCGCGCATGTCGACGTCACGCGCTTCGTGACGTACGAGGATCCCGACGGCTACGTGCACTCCGCACCGATCGATCTGAACATCGAGGCGGGGCTCGCCGAGTTCGAACAGGTGCAGGCCGCCGCAGCATCCGCCCTCAAGGGGAGCGGGCTCGAGTGGACCGCACGGCAACTCGTCGGCGACCCGGCGCTCGCGATCAAGCAACTGGCGAACAAGCTCGACGCGCAGCTCATCGTCGTCGGAACCCGCAAGCGCGGACTGGGTGAATCGATCAGGGAGTTCTTCACCGGATCCGTGGCCGCTCGCCTCGCCCACCGCCAGCACCGCTCCGTCCTCGTGGTTCCTCTGGAAGAAGCGGTGCCGGACGATCAGGCCGAGATCTGGACCGAGTAG
- a CDS encoding MFS transporter, which yields MTAPLPVWRGRVLAVLGIVLAAASLRSAVASLSPLIDRIAADFPLPSAAVGLIGTAPPVCFAVFGLLTPMLTRRLGLERLLIVALSAITVGLVLRGLSTDAITLLLATGLIFAGVGMGNILLPPLVKKYFPDRIGVMTTLYSTMMAVSTFLPPLVAVPVADAANWRLSLSLWAVFALAGTIPWILMLIRERGDDAAAAAAVTVPDARAFARLVRLPLAWSIGIVFGTSSMIAYVSFAWLPTIVVDQAGVSAPVAGLLLSLFAFMGFPASLLVPTLVVRFQATRTLSLIAAASGLVGITGLLLAPIPALIWLWVVLLGTAPLLFPLALVLISIRARTPETAVALSSFVQSVGYLGAASFPLIVGLLHDATGSWIGPLLVMAGVLLISVPFGMIAGRRRTVEDEWEAKHGDW from the coding sequence GTGACGGCCCCGCTGCCGGTGTGGCGTGGGCGGGTCCTGGCGGTTCTCGGAATCGTGCTCGCGGCGGCTTCGCTGCGCTCCGCCGTCGCGTCGCTCTCGCCGCTCATCGACCGCATCGCCGCCGATTTCCCCCTGCCGTCCGCTGCGGTGGGACTGATCGGCACGGCTCCACCGGTGTGCTTCGCGGTCTTCGGACTGCTCACCCCCATGCTCACCCGCCGGCTGGGCCTGGAGCGCCTGCTCATCGTCGCCCTGTCCGCGATCACCGTGGGACTCGTGCTGCGCGGTCTGTCCACGGATGCGATCACACTGCTGCTGGCGACCGGCCTCATCTTCGCCGGCGTCGGGATGGGCAACATCCTGCTGCCGCCGCTGGTCAAGAAGTACTTCCCCGACCGCATCGGGGTGATGACGACGCTGTACTCCACGATGATGGCGGTGTCGACCTTCCTCCCACCGCTGGTCGCGGTTCCCGTCGCCGACGCGGCGAACTGGCGCCTGTCGCTCTCGCTCTGGGCGGTCTTCGCGCTGGCCGGAACCATCCCCTGGATCCTCATGCTCATCCGCGAGCGCGGGGACGACGCTGCTGCGGCCGCCGCGGTCACCGTGCCCGACGCCAGGGCGTTCGCACGACTGGTGCGGCTTCCGCTCGCGTGGTCGATCGGCATCGTGTTCGGCACGTCGTCGATGATCGCCTACGTGTCGTTCGCGTGGCTGCCGACGATCGTCGTGGATCAGGCGGGGGTCTCCGCGCCCGTCGCAGGGCTCCTGCTGTCGCTGTTCGCCTTCATGGGCTTCCCCGCGTCACTGCTCGTCCCGACGCTGGTCGTCCGCTTCCAGGCGACGCGGACGCTGTCGCTCATCGCCGCCGCAAGCGGTCTCGTCGGCATCACCGGACTCCTCCTCGCGCCGATCCCCGCGCTGATCTGGCTCTGGGTCGTGCTCCTCGGCACGGCGCCGCTGCTGTTCCCGCTCGCACTGGTGCTCATCAGCATCCGGGCCAGAACGCCCGAGACGGCGGTGGCGCTGAGCAGCTTCGTCCAGAGCGTCGGGTACCTCGGGGCCGCGTCGTTCCCGCTGATCGTCGGGCTGCTGCACGATGCCACGGGGAGCTGGATCGGCCCGCTCCTGGTCATGGCGGGCGTCCTGCTCATCTCGGTGCCGTTCGGGATGATCGCGGGTCGGAGGCGCACCGTGGAGGACGAGTGGGAAGCCAAGCACGGAGACTGGTGA
- a CDS encoding zinc-binding alcohol dehydrogenase — MADKPQWLIREDAGVPVLIALALRQMLGIRQPEDLPALRDLPVRAPDATDATPALEAQWREYWDMTVEPRAHRSDVPLELIDGFDTLVALPATGAEELRAAVEPLAEAALRYAQGARSRYFETMKTATGGGAYRAYASAIAEFEREVGRRAHSFELNVQVLPFSQRGIWWVGALTVAVTDGLRRDVVAFDGAIRPIIGELA, encoded by the coding sequence ATGGCCGACAAGCCGCAGTGGTTGATCCGCGAGGACGCTGGTGTCCCCGTGCTCATCGCGCTCGCCCTGCGGCAGATGCTCGGCATCCGGCAGCCCGAGGACCTCCCCGCCCTGCGCGATCTGCCCGTCCGTGCGCCGGACGCCACCGACGCGACGCCGGCGCTCGAGGCGCAGTGGCGGGAGTACTGGGACATGACCGTCGAGCCGCGTGCGCACCGATCGGATGTGCCGCTCGAGCTCATCGACGGCTTCGACACGCTGGTCGCCCTCCCCGCCACCGGGGCCGAGGAGCTGCGCGCGGCGGTCGAACCGCTCGCCGAGGCGGCGCTGCGCTATGCGCAGGGCGCACGCAGCCGGTATTTCGAGACCATGAAGACGGCCACCGGCGGCGGCGCGTACCGGGCGTACGCGAGCGCGATCGCGGAGTTCGAGCGCGAGGTCGGGCGGCGCGCGCACTCGTTCGAGCTCAACGTCCAGGTGCTGCCGTTCTCGCAGCGCGGGATCTGGTGGGTCGGAGCATTGACGGTCGCAGTGACCGACGGACTCCGCCGGGACGTGGTGGCGTTCGACGGCGCCATCCGCCCCATCATCGGCGAACTGGCGTAG
- a CDS encoding siderophore-interacting protein: MTVTDRPRRPQRPQVVLEVIESIRLTPHLVRIIAGGPGISAVEDNGFTDAYTKMLFAPAEAGLTPPYDMEQLREQLPIEMLPSTRTYSIRRFDLDAGRIWVDFVTHGDEGLAGPWAANARPGDPVVLGGIGGGYAPDGTADWHLLVGDESAIPAIASAIEAMPADAAGVALLEVQDASEQIELVAPAGIDVRWLHRGDREAGTTSLLIDAVRDLEWVDGRVQVFAHGERGAMKQLRPHLTDERGLDRTQLSLSAYWAHGRREDAFQAEKREAVGQI, from the coding sequence TTGACCGTCACCGACCGCCCTCGGCGGCCCCAGCGTCCGCAGGTCGTCCTCGAGGTGATCGAGAGCATCCGCCTGACCCCGCACCTGGTGCGCATCATCGCCGGTGGCCCCGGTATCTCCGCCGTCGAGGACAACGGATTCACCGACGCGTACACGAAGATGCTCTTCGCGCCCGCCGAGGCGGGGCTCACTCCCCCGTACGACATGGAGCAGCTGCGGGAGCAGCTGCCGATCGAGATGCTGCCGTCGACCCGCACCTACTCGATCCGTCGATTCGACCTGGACGCCGGTCGCATCTGGGTCGACTTCGTCACGCACGGCGACGAGGGGCTCGCCGGCCCCTGGGCGGCGAACGCACGACCCGGAGATCCGGTCGTGCTCGGCGGCATCGGCGGCGGCTACGCGCCGGACGGCACCGCGGACTGGCACCTGCTCGTCGGCGACGAGTCGGCGATCCCCGCCATCGCGTCGGCGATCGAGGCCATGCCGGCGGATGCCGCAGGCGTCGCGCTTCTGGAGGTGCAGGACGCATCGGAGCAGATCGAGCTCGTCGCGCCTGCGGGAATCGACGTGCGCTGGCTGCACCGAGGCGACAGGGAAGCAGGGACGACGTCGCTTCTCATCGATGCCGTGCGCGACCTGGAATGGGTCGACGGCCGCGTGCAGGTCTTCGCGCACGGCGAGCGAGGCGCCATGAAGCAGCTCCGTCCGCATCTGACGGACGAGCGCGGGCTCGACCGCACGCAGCTGTCGCTGTCGGCGTACTGGGCGCACGGTCGTCGCGAAGATGCCTTCCAGGCCGAGAAGCGCGAGGCGGTCGGCCAGATCTGA
- a CDS encoding DUF3073 domain-containing protein — MGRGRQKAKHTKIARELKAYSPSVNYSALERELAHPSDDENAYVDKWADEYADEDEDELEKA, encoded by the coding sequence ATGGGCCGTGGCCGTCAGAAGGCGAAACACACAAAGATCGCCCGCGAACTCAAGGCTTACAGTCCTTCGGTGAACTACTCCGCGCTCGAGCGCGAGCTGGCTCATCCGTCGGATGATGAGAATGCCTACGTCGACAAATGGGCCGACGAGTACGCGGATGAAGACGAAGACGAGCTCGAGAAGGCCTGA
- a CDS encoding potassium transporter Trk — protein sequence MSSSESRETVEATVRRVPRYGVFMGIGVVLGIIAAGILTMVGSYEPSATLDVVYPPGQVFGFALLWTVPIGIALGGMVAVLLERIARRHDRVVRVDHETITESD from the coding sequence ATGTCCTCCTCCGAATCCCGCGAGACCGTCGAAGCGACCGTGCGGCGCGTCCCGCGCTACGGCGTGTTCATGGGGATCGGGGTCGTGCTCGGCATCATCGCCGCCGGCATCCTGACGATGGTGGGAAGCTACGAACCGTCGGCGACGCTCGACGTCGTCTACCCTCCCGGCCAGGTCTTCGGATTCGCCCTGCTGTGGACCGTGCCGATCGGCATCGCCCTCGGCGGCATGGTCGCCGTCCTGCTCGAGCGGATCGCGCGTCGCCACGACCGCGTCGTCCGGGTGGACCACGAGACCATCACCGAGTCGGACTGA
- a CDS encoding TipAS antibiotic-recognition domain-containing protein, giving the protein MSTRDWSIQEIARLAGTTSRTLRHYDDIGLLAPSRVAQNGYRHYDQAALVRLQRILLLRELGLGLSQILAVLDDARDGRAETAALETHLAYLREEQHRLARQIASVESTIHAVKAGESLMAEDMFDGFDNSRYREEVEQRWGKKAYADGDRWWRGMSDADRRNWQQRVADLSRDWVAAAESGAEPGSAEAQNLARRHVQWLTGIPGTPASTPGGDTKGYVLGLGEMYVADPRFGANYATADGTTRGAEFVRDALRIYAEAHL; this is encoded by the coding sequence GTGAGCACACGCGACTGGTCGATCCAGGAGATCGCGCGACTGGCGGGGACGACGAGCAGGACGCTTCGTCACTACGACGACATCGGACTGCTCGCGCCCTCACGTGTCGCGCAGAACGGGTATCGGCACTACGACCAGGCGGCGCTCGTGCGCCTGCAGCGGATCCTGCTGCTGCGCGAGCTCGGACTCGGACTGTCGCAGATCCTCGCCGTGCTCGACGATGCCCGCGACGGTCGCGCTGAGACCGCCGCTCTCGAGACGCACCTCGCATACCTTCGCGAGGAGCAGCACCGGCTGGCGCGGCAGATCGCGTCGGTCGAATCGACCATCCACGCAGTGAAAGCAGGTGAATCCCTCATGGCAGAGGACATGTTCGACGGGTTCGACAACTCCCGGTACAGGGAGGAGGTGGAGCAGCGCTGGGGCAAGAAGGCCTACGCGGACGGCGACCGCTGGTGGCGCGGGATGTCGGACGCCGATCGTCGGAACTGGCAGCAGCGCGTCGCGGATCTCTCCAGGGACTGGGTCGCCGCGGCGGAGAGCGGCGCGGAGCCGGGCTCGGCCGAGGCGCAGAACCTGGCTCGGCGACACGTGCAGTGGTTGACCGGGATTCCTGGAACGCCGGCATCCACACCGGGCGGTGACACGAAGGGCTACGTCCTCGGGCTCGGGGAGATGTACGTGGCGGACCCGCGATTCGGTGCGAACTACGCCACCGCAGACGGCACGACGCGCGGCGCGGAGTTCGTCCGCGACGCGCTGCGGATCTACGCGGAGGCGCACCTCTAG